The Kitasatospora setae KM-6054 genome contains a region encoding:
- a CDS encoding DUF1876 domain-containing protein, with the protein MMRTLVGWHIEMEFQEDGDRTRAAALVRLSDGTELRGHGSSTRHHDDSPQLRVGEEVAGARALNDLAMQLLGKAHDEVTRPTGDPMAPLMWRDVT; encoded by the coding sequence ATGATGAGGACGCTGGTCGGATGGCACATCGAGATGGAGTTCCAGGAGGACGGCGACCGCACCAGGGCCGCCGCCCTGGTCCGCCTCTCCGACGGCACCGAACTGCGCGGGCACGGCAGTTCCACCCGGCACCACGACGACAGCCCGCAACTGCGGGTCGGCGAGGAGGTGGCCGGTGCCCGCGCGCTCAACGACCTCGCCATGCAACTGCTCGGCAAGGCCCACGACGAGGTCACCCGCCCCACCGGCGACCCGATGGCCCCGCTGATGTGGCGCGACGTGACCTGA